In the genome of Streptomyces pactum, one region contains:
- the cobN gene encoding cobaltochelatase subunit CobN, with protein MPHSSGDHPTHPEILLLSTSDTDLLSARAAEGPVTFRLANPARLDLADLPALLEGTELVVVRLLGGIRAWQEGLDLLLAGDRPVVVLSGEQAPDAQLMAASTVPVGIAAEAHAYLAHGGPANLGQLARFLSDTVLLTGHGFEPPAAAPSWGELERPAPADADGPLVAVLYYRAHHMSGNTAFVEALCREIERAGGRAKPLFVASLRAPEPELIEALRPADAIITTVLAAGGTRPADASAGEMPLVPQNGSAAGSGARREGEEAWDAGALAALDVPILQALCLTGSRSAWEENDEGLSPLDAATQVAVPEFDGRLITVPFSFKEVDADGLPVYVPDPERAARVAGIAVRHARLRHIPAARKRLALVLSAYPTKHSRIGNAVGLDTPASAVALLRRLLAEGYDFGPGPLPGLESGDGDELIRALIDAGGHDQQWLTEEQLARNPVRIPAADYRRWYAGLPQELRDAVEEHWGPPPGEMFVDTSRNPDGDIVLAALRHGNLLILIQPPRGFGENPIAIYHDPDLPPSHHYLAAYRWIATPQADGGFGADAMVHLGKHGNLEWLPGKNAGLSAACGPDAALGDLPLVYPFLVNDPGEGTQAKRRAHATLVDHLVPPMARADSYGDIARLEQLLDEYAAISAMDPAKLPAIRAQIWTLIQAARLDHDLGLEDRPDDDGFDDFLLHVDGWLCEVKDAQIRDGLHVLGTAPTGPERVNLVLAILRARQIWGGTSALPGLREALGLDESAATRGGADAAEERARALVQAMEDAGWDPEAVAKVCHGVAEEQRAAVTAVLEFAAREVVPRLAATTDELDHAVHALSGGFVPAGPSGSPLRGLVNVLPTGRNFYSVDPKAVPSRLAWETGQALADSLLERYRTDNGEWPRSVGLSLWGTSAMRTAGDDIAEALALLGVRPVWDDASRRVTGLEPVPLDQLGRPRIDVTLRISGFFRDAFPHVVGLLDDAVRLAASLDEPDEDNYVRAHTRADLAEHGDERRATTRIFGSRPGTYGAGLLQLIDSRDWRTDADLAEVYTVWGGYAYGRGLDGRPARTEMETAYRRIAVAAKNTDTREHDIADSDDYFQYHGGMVATVRALKGTAPAAYIGDSTRPETVRTRTLHEETSRVFRARVVNPRWIEAMRRHGYKGAFELAATVDYLFGYDATTGVVADWMYDKLAQSYLLDPENRAFLSEANPWALHGMAERLLEAESRGMWAEPDPEVLAAVRELYLETEGDLEGGED; from the coding sequence ATGCCGCATTCGTCCGGGGACCACCCGACGCACCCCGAGATCCTGCTGCTGTCGACCTCCGACACCGATCTGCTCAGCGCCCGGGCCGCGGAAGGGCCGGTCACGTTCCGGCTCGCCAACCCCGCCCGCCTGGACCTCGCCGACCTGCCCGCCCTGCTGGAGGGCACCGAACTCGTCGTGGTGCGCCTGCTCGGCGGCATCCGCGCCTGGCAGGAGGGCCTGGACCTGCTGCTCGCCGGGGACCGCCCGGTCGTGGTGCTCTCCGGCGAACAGGCACCCGACGCCCAGCTGATGGCCGCCTCCACCGTCCCGGTCGGCATCGCCGCCGAGGCCCACGCCTACCTGGCGCACGGCGGCCCCGCCAACCTCGGGCAGCTCGCCCGCTTCCTGTCCGACACGGTGCTGCTCACCGGGCACGGCTTCGAGCCGCCCGCCGCCGCCCCCTCCTGGGGGGAGCTGGAGCGGCCGGCCCCGGCGGACGCCGACGGCCCGCTCGTCGCCGTGCTCTACTACCGGGCCCACCACATGAGCGGCAACACCGCCTTCGTGGAGGCGCTGTGCCGGGAGATCGAGCGGGCCGGCGGCCGCGCCAAGCCGCTCTTCGTCGCCTCGCTGCGCGCGCCGGAGCCGGAACTGATCGAGGCGCTGCGCCCCGCCGACGCCATCATCACCACCGTCCTCGCGGCCGGCGGCACCCGCCCCGCCGACGCCTCCGCCGGCGAGATGCCGCTGGTGCCGCAGAACGGCTCCGCCGCGGGGAGCGGGGCGCGCCGGGAGGGCGAGGAAGCCTGGGACGCCGGCGCGCTCGCCGCCCTGGACGTGCCGATCCTCCAGGCACTGTGCCTGACCGGCTCCCGGTCGGCCTGGGAGGAGAACGACGAGGGCCTCTCCCCGCTCGACGCCGCCACCCAGGTCGCGGTACCGGAGTTCGACGGGCGGCTGATCACCGTGCCGTTCTCCTTCAAGGAGGTGGACGCCGACGGGCTGCCGGTGTACGTCCCCGACCCCGAACGGGCCGCCCGGGTCGCCGGGATCGCGGTACGCCACGCCCGGCTCCGGCACATCCCCGCCGCGCGCAAGCGGCTGGCGCTGGTGCTCTCCGCGTACCCCACCAAGCACTCCCGGATCGGCAACGCGGTCGGCCTGGACACCCCCGCCAGCGCGGTGGCGCTGCTGCGCCGGCTGCTCGCCGAGGGGTACGACTTCGGCCCCGGCCCCCTTCCCGGCCTGGAGTCCGGCGACGGCGACGAGCTGATCCGCGCCCTCATCGACGCCGGCGGCCACGACCAGCAGTGGCTCACCGAGGAGCAGCTGGCCCGCAACCCGGTCCGCATCCCGGCCGCCGACTACCGCCGCTGGTACGCCGGTCTGCCCCAGGAGCTGCGGGACGCGGTCGAGGAGCACTGGGGGCCGCCGCCGGGCGAGATGTTCGTGGACACCAGCCGGAACCCGGACGGCGACATCGTGCTCGCCGCGCTCCGCCACGGCAACCTGCTCATCCTCATCCAGCCGCCGCGCGGCTTCGGTGAGAACCCGATCGCCATCTACCACGACCCGGACCTGCCGCCGTCCCACCACTACCTGGCGGCCTACCGCTGGATCGCCACCCCGCAGGCCGACGGCGGGTTCGGCGCGGACGCCATGGTGCACCTGGGCAAGCACGGCAACCTGGAGTGGCTGCCGGGGAAGAACGCGGGCCTGTCCGCGGCCTGCGGGCCGGACGCCGCGCTCGGCGACCTGCCGCTGGTCTACCCGTTCCTGGTCAACGACCCCGGCGAGGGCACCCAGGCCAAGCGCCGGGCGCACGCCACCCTGGTCGACCACCTGGTGCCGCCGATGGCGCGCGCCGACTCCTACGGCGACATCGCGCGCCTGGAGCAGCTGCTCGACGAGTACGCGGCCATCTCCGCGATGGACCCGGCCAAGCTCCCGGCCATCCGCGCCCAGATCTGGACCCTCATCCAGGCCGCCCGGCTCGACCACGACCTGGGCCTGGAGGACCGCCCGGACGACGACGGCTTCGACGACTTCCTGCTGCACGTCGACGGCTGGCTCTGCGAGGTCAAGGACGCGCAGATCCGCGACGGACTCCACGTCCTGGGCACCGCGCCCACCGGCCCGGAGCGGGTCAACCTGGTCCTGGCGATCCTGCGCGCCCGGCAGATCTGGGGCGGCACCTCCGCCCTGCCCGGACTGCGCGAGGCGCTCGGCCTGGACGAGTCCGCCGCCACCCGCGGCGGCGCGGACGCCGCCGAGGAACGGGCCCGCGCCCTGGTGCAGGCGATGGAGGACGCCGGCTGGGACCCCGAGGCGGTGGCGAAGGTCTGCCACGGCGTCGCCGAGGAGCAGCGGGCGGCGGTCACCGCGGTCCTGGAGTTCGCCGCCCGTGAGGTGGTGCCCCGGCTCGCCGCCACCACCGACGAACTCGACCACGCGGTGCACGCCCTGAGCGGCGGGTTCGTACCCGCCGGCCCCTCCGGCTCGCCGCTGCGCGGCCTGGTGAACGTGCTGCCCACCGGCCGCAACTTCTACTCGGTGGACCCCAAGGCGGTGCCCAGCCGGCTCGCCTGGGAGACCGGCCAGGCGCTGGCCGACTCCCTGCTGGAGCGCTACCGCACCGACAACGGTGAGTGGCCGCGGTCGGTCGGCCTGTCGCTGTGGGGCACCAGCGCCATGCGCACCGCCGGCGACGACATCGCCGAGGCCCTGGCACTGCTGGGCGTCCGCCCGGTGTGGGACGACGCCTCCCGGCGGGTGACCGGGCTCGAACCCGTCCCGCTCGATCAGCTGGGCCGGCCCCGGATCGACGTCACCCTGCGCATCAGCGGCTTCTTCCGCGACGCGTTCCCGCACGTGGTGGGGCTGCTGGACGACGCGGTGCGGCTGGCCGCCTCCCTCGACGAGCCGGACGAGGACAACTACGTCCGGGCGCACACCCGGGCCGACCTCGCCGAGCACGGTGACGAACGCCGCGCCACCACCCGCATCTTCGGCTCCCGCCCCGGCACCTACGGCGCCGGCCTGCTCCAGCTCATCGACAGCCGGGACTGGCGAACCGACGCCGACCTGGCCGAGGTCTACACCGTCTGGGGCGGCTACGCCTACGGCCGCGGACTGGACGGACGCCCGGCGCGCACCGAGATGGAGACCGCCTACCGGCGGATCGCGGTCGCGGCGAAGAACACCGACACCCGCGAGCACGACATCGCCGACTCCGACGACTACTTCCAGTACCACGGCGGGATGGTCGCCACGGTCCGCGCGCTCAAGGGCACCGCGCCGGCCGCGTACATCGGCGACAGCACCCGTCCGGAGACGGTCCGCACCCGCACCCTGCACGAGGAGACCTCCCGGGTCTTCCGCGCCCGGGTGGTCAACCCGCGCTGGATCGAGGCGATGCGCCGCCACGGCTACAAGGGGGCGTTCGAGCTGGCCGCCACGGTGGACTACCTCTTCGGCTACGACGCCACCACGGGCGTGGTCGCCGACTGGATGTACGACAAGCTGGCGCAGAGCTACCTGCTGGACCCGGAGAACCGGGCCTTCCTCTCCGAGGCCAACCCCTGGGCGCTGCACGGCATGGCCGAGCGGCTGCTGGAGGCGGAGAGCCGCGGCATGTGGGCCGAGCCGGACCCCGAGGTGCTGGCCGCGGTGCGCGAGCTGTACCTGGAGACCGAGGGGGACCTGGAGGGCGGCGAGGACTGA
- a CDS encoding precorrin-8X methylmutase, which yields MFDYEKDGAEIYRQSFATIRAEADLAGLPADVSQVAVRMIHACGMVDLVRDLAYSPEVVLRARAALRAGAPILCDAQMVASGVTRKRLPAANEVVCTLSDPAVPGLAADLGTTRSAAALELWRDRLEGAVVAIGNAPTALFRLLEMIEEGAPRPAAVIGVPVGFIGAAESKEALAGHPAALEHLVVRGRRGGSAIAAAALNAIASEEE from the coding sequence GTGTTCGACTACGAGAAGGACGGCGCGGAGATATACCGCCAGTCCTTTGCCACCATCCGCGCCGAGGCGGATCTCGCCGGGCTGCCGGCCGACGTGAGCCAGGTCGCGGTGCGCATGATCCACGCCTGCGGCATGGTGGATCTGGTACGGGACCTGGCCTACTCCCCCGAGGTGGTGCTGCGCGCGCGGGCGGCGCTGCGGGCCGGGGCGCCCATCCTGTGCGACGCGCAGATGGTCGCCAGCGGGGTGACCCGCAAGCGGCTGCCGGCCGCCAACGAGGTGGTGTGCACCCTGTCCGACCCGGCGGTGCCCGGTCTCGCCGCCGACCTGGGCACCACCCGCTCGGCCGCCGCGCTGGAGCTGTGGCGGGACCGGCTGGAGGGTGCCGTGGTGGCGATCGGCAACGCGCCGACCGCGCTCTTCCGGCTGCTGGAGATGATCGAGGAGGGCGCGCCGCGCCCGGCCGCGGTGATCGGCGTCCCGGTGGGCTTCATCGGGGCCGCCGAGTCCAAGGAGGCGCTGGCCGGGCACCCGGCGGCGCTGGAGCACCTGGTGGTGCGCGGCCGGCGGGGCGGCAGCGCCATCGCGGCGGCGGCGCTCAACGCGATTGCGAGCGAGGAAGAGTGA
- a CDS encoding MarR family winged helix-turn-helix transcriptional regulator, which produces MPRMVGRAKRLRPPEELRSLALAPRHLSLLSYLLFDGPMTVNDLAARLEVAPTTVSLMVGELSRKGVLERREDPADRRRRIVGLTGTARPAVSGWLSRGADAWRRALAPLTPEQRRMFVATLRAYEDAVGGDEEEDG; this is translated from the coding sequence ATGCCCCGGATGGTCGGGCGGGCCAAGCGTCTGCGGCCACCGGAGGAGCTGCGGTCGCTCGCCCTGGCGCCGCGCCACCTCTCCCTGCTGTCGTACCTGCTCTTCGACGGGCCGATGACGGTGAACGACCTGGCGGCCCGGCTGGAGGTGGCCCCCACCACCGTGAGCCTGATGGTGGGCGAGCTGAGCCGGAAGGGCGTCCTGGAGCGCCGCGAGGACCCCGCCGACCGGCGCCGCCGCATCGTCGGCCTCACCGGGACCGCGCGGCCGGCGGTGTCCGGCTGGCTCTCCCGGGGGGCGGACGCCTGGCGCCGGGCGCTGGCGCCGCTCACCCCGGAGCAGCGGCGGATGTTCGTGGCGACGCTGCGCGCCTACGAGGACGCCGTGGGCGGTGACGAGGAGGAGGACGGCTGA
- a CDS encoding cobalt-precorrin-6A reductase: MTDVPTGARHVLILGGTTEARRLAARLADEPRLRVTSSLAGRVAEPRLPVGEVRVGGFGGTEGLARWLCEHQVDAVIDATHPFAGTISFYAARAAASVHVPLLALRRPGWVAGPGDRWHHTDSLAGAAALLPGLGERVFLTTGRMGLAAFAHLTGPWFLVRSVDAPEPPHPPRMEVLLDRGPFTVAGEAGLLRRHRIDVLVTKDSGGAATAAKLTAAREAGIPVVVVRRPPVPEGVPVAEDPAGAARWLRTVLG; this comes from the coding sequence ATGACCGACGTCCCCACCGGGGCCCGCCATGTGCTCATCCTGGGCGGCACCACCGAGGCCCGCCGGCTCGCCGCGCGGCTCGCCGACGAGCCGCGGCTGCGCGTCACCAGCTCCCTGGCCGGCCGGGTCGCCGAGCCCCGGCTCCCGGTCGGCGAGGTCCGCGTCGGCGGCTTCGGGGGGACCGAGGGGCTGGCCCGGTGGCTGTGCGAGCACCAGGTGGACGCGGTCATCGACGCCACCCATCCTTTCGCCGGAACGATCAGTTTCTATGCGGCGCGGGCCGCCGCATCGGTCCATGTTCCCCTGCTGGCGCTGCGCCGCCCCGGCTGGGTCGCCGGTCCGGGGGACCGCTGGCACCACACCGACTCGCTGGCCGGGGCCGCCGCGCTGCTGCCGGGCCTCGGGGAGCGGGTCTTCCTCACCACCGGCCGGATGGGACTGGCGGCCTTCGCGCACCTGACCGGCCCCTGGTTCCTGGTGCGGTCCGTCGACGCCCCCGAGCCGCCGCACCCGCCGCGGATGGAGGTCCTGCTGGACCGCGGCCCGTTCACCGTGGCGGGCGAGGCCGGACTCCTGCGCCGGCACCGGATCGACGTCCTGGTGACCAAGGACAGCGGCGGCGCGGCCACCGCCGCCAAGCTCACCGCGGCCCGGGAGGCGGGCATCCCGGTCGTGGTGGTGCGCCGGCCGCCGGTGCCCGAGGGCGTACCGGTGGCCGAGGACCCGGCCGGGGCCGCGCGCTGGCTCCGTACCGTTCTGGGCTGA
- a CDS encoding precorrin-2 C(20)-methyltransferase, producing MSEQHTAGSGTTGRLYGVGLGPGDPSLMTVRAVEVIAGADVIAYHSARHGRSIARSIAERHLRPDHIEEPLVYPVTTETTDHPGGYRGAMEEFYTEAAARLAAHLDAGRTVAVLAEGDPLFYGSYMHMHKRLADRYPTEVVPGVTSVSAAAARLGEPLVEGEEILTILPGTLPEEELTARLAATDSAAVMKLGRTFPTVRRALERSGRLADARYVERATMSAERTAALADVDPESVPYFSVAVLPSRVDRVPAAVRGEVVVVGLGPAGPLWLTPEARGELAAAQDLVGYTTYLDRVPERPGQVRHASDNKVEAERAEFALDLARRGRRVAVVSSGDPGVFAMATAVLEAASQDPYRDVPVRVLPGMTAAHAAASRAGAPLGHDYAVVSLSDRLKPWEVIAERLTAAAAADLVLALYNPGSRSRLWQVGKARELLLAHRTPDTPVVLGRDVGGPEESVRIVRLGDLDPAEVDMRTILLVGSSQTRTVRRGDGTQIVWTPRRYPER from the coding sequence GTGAGCGAGCAGCACACGGCCGGCTCCGGTACCACCGGGCGGCTCTACGGGGTCGGCCTCGGCCCCGGCGACCCGTCGCTGATGACGGTGCGGGCGGTGGAGGTGATCGCCGGGGCGGATGTGATCGCGTACCACAGTGCCCGGCACGGCCGGAGCATCGCGCGCTCCATCGCCGAGCGGCACCTGCGGCCGGACCACATCGAGGAGCCGCTGGTCTACCCGGTCACCACCGAAACCACCGACCACCCGGGCGGCTACCGGGGGGCGATGGAGGAGTTCTACACCGAGGCGGCCGCCCGGCTGGCGGCGCACCTGGACGCCGGCCGCACGGTGGCGGTGCTCGCCGAGGGCGACCCGCTCTTCTACGGCTCCTACATGCACATGCACAAGCGGCTGGCCGACCGTTACCCCACCGAGGTCGTCCCCGGGGTGACGTCGGTGAGCGCGGCGGCGGCGCGGCTGGGCGAACCGCTGGTGGAGGGCGAGGAGATCCTCACCATCCTGCCCGGCACGCTGCCGGAGGAGGAGCTGACGGCACGGCTGGCGGCCACCGACTCGGCCGCGGTGATGAAGCTGGGCCGGACCTTCCCCACCGTCCGCCGGGCGCTGGAGCGTTCCGGCCGGCTGGCCGACGCGCGGTACGTGGAGCGGGCCACGATGAGCGCCGAGCGCACCGCCGCGCTGGCCGACGTCGACCCGGAGTCGGTGCCCTACTTCTCGGTCGCGGTGCTGCCCAGCCGGGTGGACCGGGTGCCCGCGGCGGTACGCGGCGAGGTCGTGGTGGTCGGTCTCGGACCGGCCGGCCCGCTGTGGCTGACCCCGGAGGCGCGCGGCGAACTCGCCGCGGCGCAGGACCTGGTGGGCTACACCACCTACCTGGACCGGGTGCCGGAGCGACCCGGTCAGGTGCGGCACGCCTCGGACAACAAGGTGGAGGCCGAGCGCGCCGAGTTCGCGCTGGACCTGGCGCGGCGCGGGCGGCGCGTCGCGGTGGTCTCCTCCGGCGACCCCGGCGTGTTCGCCATGGCCACCGCGGTGCTGGAGGCCGCCTCTCAGGACCCGTACCGGGACGTGCCCGTCCGGGTGCTGCCCGGGATGACCGCGGCGCACGCCGCCGCCTCGCGGGCCGGTGCGCCGCTGGGCCACGACTACGCCGTCGTCTCACTGTCGGACCGGCTCAAGCCCTGGGAGGTCATCGCCGAGCGGCTGACCGCGGCGGCCGCCGCCGACCTGGTGCTGGCGCTGTACAACCCCGGGTCACGCAGCCGGCTCTGGCAGGTGGGCAAGGCCCGGGAGCTGCTGCTGGCACACCGCACCCCGGACACCCCGGTGGTGCTGGGCCGGGATGTCGGGGGGCCGGAGGAGAGCGTACGGATCGTGCGGCTGGGCGACCTGGACCCGGCCGAGGTGGACATGCGCACCATCCTGCTGGTGGGTTCCTCGCAGACCCGGACCGTACGGCGGGGCGACGGCACGCAGATCGTGTGGACGCCGCGCCGGTACCCGGAGCGCTGA
- the cobG gene encoding precorrin-3B synthase: MSLTPTTGPTGAQPPPRGRGDACPGALRLHAADDGSLARVRLPAGLLTSRQALALARASEELGDGLLDITSRGNVQLRGLSGGCGGELADRLRTAGLLPSDRHERARNIVASPLAGLDGAGHGEVAGWVRSLDALLCAEADTAGLSGRFLFALDDGRGDVAALGADVTLIAGAGGEAVLRVGPAGSARPPAQVLVAAGDAPRAAVLAASYFLDLVRESGGRAWRVAELPADHAVTAARLVARLAAAGVPARPAAELPPGTAGGVPAAAAGQPWEVAPGVVDGPDGRCALSVLAPLGRLTAAQWRLLAGTAARDGADELRVTPWRGVVLPGLERHTARDRLAGLAAAGLVVDRGSPWSGVGACAGRTGCAKSLRDVRADAADAVRRTGPGALPVYWSGCERRCGRPATGRWVDVLATRDGYRVSVHGTAQAGGTAPAVPAEEAAGAVAAARGTT; this comes from the coding sequence ATGTCGCTGACCCCCACAACCGGCCCAACAGGGGCACAACCACCCCCGCGCGGCCGGGGTGACGCCTGCCCCGGGGCGCTGCGCCTGCACGCCGCGGACGACGGTTCGCTGGCGCGGGTCCGGCTGCCCGCCGGACTGCTGACGTCCCGTCAGGCCCTGGCGCTGGCGCGGGCGTCCGAGGAGCTGGGGGACGGCCTGCTGGACATCACCTCGCGGGGCAACGTGCAGCTGCGCGGACTGTCCGGCGGGTGCGGCGGCGAGCTGGCGGACCGGCTGCGGACGGCCGGGCTGCTGCCCTCGGACCGGCACGAACGGGCCCGGAACATCGTGGCGTCCCCCTTGGCCGGGCTGGACGGCGCCGGCCACGGCGAGGTGGCCGGCTGGGTGCGGTCACTGGACGCGCTGCTGTGCGCGGAAGCGGACACAGCCGGGCTTTCCGGGCGTTTTCTCTTCGCGTTGGACGACGGCCGCGGTGATGTGGCGGCGCTGGGCGCCGATGTGACATTGATCGCAGGGGCGGGCGGGGAAGCCGTGCTCCGGGTGGGGCCGGCCGGCTCCGCCCGGCCGCCGGCGCAGGTGCTGGTGGCCGCCGGCGACGCGCCGCGCGCCGCGGTGCTGGCCGCCTCGTACTTCCTGGACCTGGTGCGGGAGAGCGGCGGCCGGGCCTGGCGGGTGGCCGAACTGCCCGCGGACCACGCGGTGACGGCGGCCCGGCTGGTGGCGCGGCTCGCCGCCGCGGGGGTGCCGGCGCGGCCCGCGGCAGAGCTGCCGCCGGGGACCGCGGGGGGTGTACCGGCGGCGGCCGCGGGGCAGCCCTGGGAGGTGGCGCCGGGGGTGGTGGACGGTCCGGACGGCCGCTGCGCGCTGTCGGTGCTGGCCCCGCTGGGCCGGCTGACGGCCGCGCAGTGGCGGCTGCTCGCCGGGACCGCGGCCCGGGACGGGGCGGACGAGTTGCGTGTGACACCCTGGCGCGGCGTGGTGCTCCCCGGGCTGGAGCGGCACACCGCGCGGGACCGGCTCGCCGGGCTGGCCGCGGCGGGCCTGGTGGTGGACCGCGGTTCACCGTGGTCCGGCGTCGGCGCGTGCGCCGGCCGCACCGGCTGTGCCAAGTCGCTGCGGGACGTCCGGGCGGACGCGGCGGACGCGGTCCGGCGGACGGGGCCCGGTGCCCTGCCGGTGTACTGGTCGGGGTGCGAGCGGCGCTGCGGCCGGCCGGCCACCGGCCGCTGGGTGGACGTGCTGGCCACCCGCGACGGTTACCGGGTGTCGGTGCACGGCACCGCGCAGGCCGGAGGGACCGCTCCGGCGGTACCAGCGGAAGAGGCGGCCGGCGCGGTGGCGGCGGCCCGCGGAACGACATGA
- a CDS encoding tautomerase family protein: MPHFQVRVAEQHLDGTAEPKLIAGLTDAVTQVFGERMRALVVVELFGVPDGRWGVGGVPVDGPAPDITLHMREGAFHRPEIPDAPARLIAAATEAVTAALGATLGAGATVRLVGVPAGRSGVGGQVV, translated from the coding sequence ATGCCGCACTTCCAGGTTCGCGTGGCCGAGCAGCACCTCGACGGGACGGCCGAACCGAAGCTCATCGCGGGGCTGACCGACGCGGTCACCCAGGTGTTCGGGGAGCGCATGCGCGCCCTCGTGGTCGTGGAGCTCTTCGGTGTACCCGACGGACGGTGGGGCGTCGGCGGCGTCCCGGTGGACGGGCCGGCCCCGGACATCACCCTGCACATGCGGGAGGGCGCCTTCCACCGGCCGGAGATCCCCGACGCGCCGGCCCGCCTGATCGCGGCGGCCACCGAGGCGGTGACCGCCGCCCTCGGCGCGACGCTGGGCGCGGGCGCCACGGTCCGATTGGTGGGTGTGCCGGCCGGCCGCTCCGGCGTCGGCGGCCAGGTGGTCTGA
- a CDS encoding GNAT family N-acetyltransferase — MDRHPDLHFRELPETDIDRALALAYLVFHESPEDDRRKHHHEMLRESARIGAYDGDRLVGSLAALRFTLSVPGGELPCAGVTMVNVAPTHRRRGVLSGMVAELYRRCGTEGWPLAALWASEAVIYGRFGFGHGTRGQTIEIDSRTPLALRVSPDERPLRLVDPTEAPALLGPYYERTRELRAGRHARSEAWWREEWLVEKDEEDGDLSPPRIVALGDPLAGYAVYRTKSDGEGCGPVRVDELEADTPAVAAALWRYLASIDLTGTVRAWGRPMDDPLQHLAADRDQVRVTSVFPSLWLRLVDVPGALRARSWAADVDLVLDVTDTHLPANSGPHRLTVSGGHASWEPAAGPADLALDVRELASCYLGGTPVAELVRAGLVTEHTPGAAAALDAALRTEYAPHTVDEF; from the coding sequence ATGGACCGGCATCCCGATCTCCACTTCCGCGAGCTGCCCGAGACCGACATCGACCGGGCTCTGGCGCTGGCATACCTGGTCTTCCACGAAAGTCCCGAGGACGACCGGCGCAAACACCACCACGAGATGCTGCGGGAGAGCGCCCGGATCGGCGCCTACGACGGCGACCGGCTGGTCGGCTCCCTCGCGGCGCTCCGCTTCACGCTCTCGGTGCCGGGCGGCGAGCTGCCCTGCGCGGGCGTGACGATGGTGAACGTCGCCCCGACCCACCGCCGGCGCGGCGTGCTCTCCGGGATGGTCGCGGAGCTGTACCGCCGGTGCGGCACGGAGGGGTGGCCGCTGGCCGCGCTGTGGGCGTCCGAGGCGGTCATCTACGGGCGCTTCGGATTCGGCCACGGCACCCGGGGACAGACCATCGAGATCGACTCCCGCACCCCGCTCGCGCTGCGCGTCTCGCCGGACGAGCGCCCGCTGCGCCTGGTGGACCCGACCGAGGCGCCGGCCCTGCTGGGCCCGTACTACGAACGCACTCGGGAGCTGCGGGCCGGCCGGCACGCCCGGAGCGAGGCGTGGTGGCGGGAGGAGTGGCTGGTGGAGAAGGACGAGGAGGACGGCGACCTCAGCCCGCCGCGGATCGTCGCGCTCGGCGACCCGCTCGCCGGGTACGCCGTCTACCGCACCAAGAGCGACGGCGAGGGCTGCGGCCCGGTGCGGGTGGACGAGCTGGAGGCGGACACCCCGGCCGTGGCGGCGGCCCTGTGGCGGTACCTGGCCTCCATCGACCTCACCGGCACCGTACGGGCCTGGGGCCGGCCGATGGACGACCCGCTGCAACACCTCGCCGCGGATCGCGACCAGGTGCGGGTGACCAGTGTCTTCCCGTCCCTGTGGCTGCGCCTGGTGGACGTCCCCGGGGCGCTGCGCGCCCGGTCCTGGGCCGCCGACGTGGACCTGGTCCTCGATGTGACCGACACCCACCTGCCGGCCAACTCCGGCCCGCACCGGCTCACGGTGTCCGGCGGTCACGCCTCCTGGGAACCGGCCGCCGGCCCGGCCGACCTGGCACTCGACGTCCGGGAGCTGGCCTCCTGCTATCTGGGCGGCACCCCGGTGGCCGAACTGGTGCGGGCCGGGCTGGTCACCGAGCACACCCCGGGCGCCGCCGCGGCCCTCGACGCGGCCCTGCGGACGGAGTACGCGCCGCACACCGTCGACGAGTTCTGA